TATTTTACTGAGGTAGAAAATTCCCCAGCTGTGGATTTGCAAACTATTAACAACCTGTGGTTAGTCCACTCTGAAGGTAAATTTGGCTTTTCTGTACAAAGAGAAATTTGGTTGAGTTTAGGAAAAAATTGGGACAATTTCTGGCCAAAAATTGGCTGGAAAAGAGGCAATAATTGGACGCGATATCCCAATGAGTTTACCTGGGATTTGAGCGCTCCTAAAGGTCACTTACCCCTATCGAATCAACTACGCGGCGTGCGAGTAATTGCTTCTTTACTATCTCACCCTGCTTGGTCTATCAGTACAGAAAAGTGATTATCGGTAAATACAAATTATGATCAATGCTAGCCAACGCGAATTTTACGTCATCATTGAACGAGATGAAGATGGTTATTATCTTGGAGAAGTTCCTCAGCTAAAAGCTTGTTACAGCCAAGGAGAAACAATTGATGAATTGATAGCGAATATCAAAGAAGTAATTGAACTTTCTTTGTAAGAAAAGCAGGAAAAAATACCTGAATTTGGAGGAATACAAAAGGTAGTAATTTAATGCCAAAACTACCAGTTTTAACAGGAAAAGCAGTTATTAATAGTTTGAAAAAATAGGATTTCAGGCAGTGCGTCAAAAAGGTAGTTATGTGCAAATGCAACATGAAGATGGACGCTTAGTAACTATTCCTGTTCATGCTGGTAAAACTATTGGTAAAGGGTTATTACGTAAGATACTACGTGATGCTGAACTTTCAAAGGAAGAGTTTATCGCATTGCTGGAATAAAAATCTTAGGGGAATTTCCCAGTAATCTGAAATCGACAATCTCAAACCTAAAATTGGATAATGGCTAAAGTTCGTCTAGAAGATATTAAACGTCGGTTTAACAATGTCACGGCCATTGAGGATATTACCTTTGAAATCCCCGATGGTGAGTTTTGGGTTTTGGTCGGCCCTTCCGGTTGTGGTAAATCGACAATTTTACGCACGATCGCTGGTTTAGAAACTGCCACCTCTGGCAAACTCTTTATTGGTGAACAATTAGTAAACAATGTGCCAGCAAGGCAAAGGGATGTGGCGATGGTGTTCCAAAACTACGCCCTTTATCCCCACATGACCGTGGCGCAAAACATTGCTTTTGGTTTGCAGATGCGGAAAGTTGACCAAAGAATCATTCAAGAACGAGTAGTGAATGTGGCGCGATCGCTTTCTCTAGAACACCTATTGGATCGCAAACCCAAACAACTTTCTGGAGGACAGCAACAACGTGTAGCATTAGGAAGAGCGATCGCCCGCGAACCACAAGTGTTTTTATTAGATGAACCTTTGTCTAATTTAGATGCCCAATTGCGGGATGATACTAGGGCAGAACTGAAACAACTACATCATCAATTAGGCATTACAACTATTTATGTCACCCACGATCAAGTGGAAGCGATGACTTTAGCTGATAAAATTGTGGTGCTAAATCGAGGACGGATTCAACAGATCGGTGATCCTCAAAGTATTTATGCACATCCTGCTAATCAAATGGTAGCTACTTTTTTAGGTAGTCCACCAATGAATATCTTGCCTGCAAGTTATAAGAATAATGGTTTTGATGTTGATGGGCAGTTATTAGCAATTCCACCAGATGTAGCAAAGTATCTGCGTTTGCCGCAGGGACAAAGTGTTGATTTGGGCATTAGGCCAGAAAACATTTATCTTAACACAGACAGAGAACAGGGTGAGGAAGAATTAGGAGAGTTGGTGGTTGAGGTGAAGGTAGTAGAACCTTTAGGGAGGGAAACTTTGATTCGTACTGCTTTACCTGATTCTTCAGTGCTGGTGAATGTTCAAGTGGGTGGCGACGTGCGTCTGCGTCCAGGCGATCGCCTTTCTCTCCAACTTGATTTAAATCAACTGTTTGTATTTGATACTGTCACCGGGAATAGGTTGTATCCGCAGACGAATAATTAGTAGATAAAGGTGTTAAAAGCAAACTTCCAGACTCAACAATTCCTATGGCATTTGGCTTGCTAAAGCGCCAATGTTGTTGGTAAGCTAATGGTGCCCAGGAGCGAATAATACGAATCATCTCCCTTGTTGACCAAGGATTGAGATTTAAAAATCGATTTTTTCTGTTAGCAAATCCTACTTGCAAGCCTACATGATAATGATAATCAAGTGCCGGGTAGGGGAAGGAGGTGAGCGACGCTCGCCTCCTTCCCCTGAACTACGATTATCATTCTTATGCAGATATATTTATGCTTAAAGATGTATTGACAAAATTCACTTCCTTTTAACTTGTCTCCAATGGTATGCCTCCTGCCACTCTTTTTTTATTAGCTTTCTCTTAGGGAACTCTTTAATGGTTGGTATTAGAGTGGCATTTTATTCTTTCGCAGCTTGATTTGCAGCAGCTTGAGACTGGACAATGTATTGTTCAAACTGCTCTCGAATGATGTCTTCAAAGAAAGGACGCAGCACAGTCTCAACTGGTTTTAGTATTTCGCTCCACCGCTGGCGGTCTTCTTGTAGCAGCGTTATGTAAGTATCGTAACTGTGAGGAAAAGGAACGCCACCACCAAATTCTAAAGCAGCACCAAAACCCAAAGAAACGCTTTGAGAACCTAGTCCAATCACTGTATGTACTTCACCTACAGGAACAGTATTCGCTAAGTAAAAATTTCCCAACCGCAGTCCACCTGAAGCAAAAATACTAAGGGGAAAGGGAGGTGAAAATGGAACTTGAGGTACTGGGTCGAGTAAGTTTTCTATCCGATAGACAAATCCTTTAGGAATTTGTTGATTGTAATAGTCGGCAAAGTTTTTATTCCCAAGTTTTGTAGCGCCTATGGTATAAACCTTGATAGTGAAACCTGTCTCTAATGAAGAACCAAATTGACGGCGTAAATCGAGGGCAGCCAGTTGAGCTAATGTTCCTCCTAAGCTATGACCAGTCACATAAACTTCTATAGGTTCTCCCAAGGCTTCTAGAGCTAATAATTTCTCCCTTTTATACTCTAAAATTTTTTCCATTTCTTCGTTGTTGCCAATCTCTCCATCGACAATGGCATCGTAAATTAATTTTTTGACTTCCTCTTCAAATTCCGTTCCCAATCGAATTGCTCCGGCATCAGCTAATGCTTGAACAGCTGCAAATTGCCTGAGAGGTTTTAACTCCTTAATTTGGAGAAAATCTTTAATAGTCAGCCGACCTAATACAGTCTTAAAGAAGAGTCTGATTTCAACTGCAACTGATTCAAATGCTTCAAAAAATCCCTTGGATACTTTAATTCTGGCATCTGTCGTTGAACCATAGCTAATAAATTCATTACTAAAGTCTGAAATGACATCTGTAAATTCAAACAGTCCTCGGTCAGTTATTATTGTTCCTCGGAAAACCACTGCATACTGATGTACTCCGATTTTTTTGAGGATAAATCCCCGGACGTTTGTTTGGTCGTTGCGGACAGTATAAACCAGTTGCCAGCCTAGATTGCGATTGAGAGTGTTGTAGATGTCTTTAAGTTCTGAGTCGTCGATACTGCCATCGTCATATAGGAAAATGTCATAAACTTGCTTGGCAAAGTTAGACAATAGTAAGGCTTCATCGTAGTTGAAACCTTTTTTGATTTTTGGTAATGCAACAGTCATTTTATTTTGTCTCCTTGATAGTATATAACATTTGTTGAAGTTAAGATAGTATTTGCCTAGACTGAAAGAACTGCATATTTAATGTGGCACATTATTGAGATTTTGTATAGTAATTTGATTTGATTTGTAAACTTAATTTTTGTACAAAAAACATAAATAAAGATCTAAATTTTCTGGTAATGGTACTGAGCTAGGTTTCATAAATTAAAAATTAAGAATTTATTTCATTTTTTGAAAATAGGGATTTATGACTGGGGATGATTCGATTTCAGCTTTGTCTAGCAAGCTTTTTAACTGTTGAGCAAGGGTATGAATATGGGGTTGTCTAAGTAAGGTGAAATGATTACCTGGAAATAGATGTATTTCTACTTCTGCTTTAGCAAATTTATTCCACCCTAAAGTTGGTTCATCGAAAGAGTTACCCATTGGTTTATCAGTTCGCAACAAAGTCATTTTGCCTCCATATAACGGTGGCATGTAGTTACTCATAGCTTTAGTATTAGCTTGGAGGACGCGCAGCAAACGAGCAGCAGCAGGAATGCGATAGCCAAATTTCTGGAAGAACTGTAAGATTCTTATATGGAGAAGTGAGAGATTTTGCGGCTGTTTCTGTTTTTGAGTTGCGATCGCATTTTCTATCCCCAGAAAATCATAGACATATGGCCAGACGTACAATAACACTTGAGTCAAGAGAAACTTGGAAAGAAAATTGAAATTAGCTATTTCCCCAACCGCCGGAGGTGGAATATCTACTATTCCTAAAAAAGCTACTTCTTCTTTAGCTTGTGTTAACTGTACTGCCATTTCCCAAGCAATATAAGCACCCAAAGACCAACCTCCCAAATAGTACGGCCCAGACGGCTGGACTTTCTTTAGGGCTTCGATGTAGGTTGCTGCCATTTCTTCAACGCTGGTTAGGGGTTCATCCTGATTCAGCAAACCAATTGACTGTAAACCATAAAAGGGTCGCTCACTATCGAGGTGTGTAGCTAATTCGTAATAGGGAAAGACGACTCCCGCCAGGGGATGAGCAAAAAATAACGGTGGTTTGCTTCCCTGGATTTGCAGAGGTACTAACTCTAAAGGCAGTTTCTCAGAAGATGCAACAACTGTCTGGAGACTTTTAGCAGTAGGCAGTTGAGTCAGCACCTCTGTTGTGAGATTTTCAATTGTAGGATTCTCCAAGAACTTAATTATAGAGATATCCACCCCTAGCTTTTTGAGAATTCGGTTTCTGAGTTCAACAGCGATGAGGGAATCAAACCCTAAATTCTTCAAAGATGCAGATACATCAACTTGAGTAACCTGCAATCCCAATCCTTGAGCGATTTGTTCTTGCAGCAAAGCTTTGACAAGGGATTCTCTGCTTTCAATTGGAGTTTGTTGCAATTGATATACAAATTCGAGATGCTGGGTAAAGTTGCTGGTGCGTTTGAGCGTTAACCCCTTGATTTCAGCTATCACCGCCCCACTATCATCGAATAAGCAAATATTACTTCTGAGGATTTGTTGATTTGTCCCTTCGACAGTCAAAGATTGGACTTGGCTCCACAGGCGGCTCACACAACGTTGATACACCCGCAAACGCTCTAATCCCACTGGTAGATAAGTATCCCAACTCACATTTGAGGGCAATGCTGCGGCGATCGCGCTCAAGCTAGCATTAAGTAATACTGGGTGTAGCTGATAGTCTGCTGCTAAAATTAACTTAGTAGGCAACTCAACAAGAGCCAGAGCCGTTCTTTCTCCTCGCCAGAGTTGAGCGATCGCTTGCAAGTTTTCACCATAATCAATGTTTTTTTGGCGACATAATTGGTAATATTGGTTGACTTCTACTACTTGCGGACATAAATTCAAACAGGTGTTTAAGTTTACCTGCTTTGGTTGGTATTCTTTGTCTACTAATTCTACTTTTCCCGTGGCGTGGCTTGTGTAAATCGGTTCTGGGGTGTCTGATTCTAATTGCAAGCTAAAAATCTCAAAGGTATAACTACCTGTTTTTTGTGGAGTTAATACTACCTGCACTGTCACCTCTGCATCTTCTGACAGATGCAGAGCTTGCGTGAATACCACATGTGATAAAGTTACATTTGCTGAAGTTACAGTCTTTACCGCCGCCAAAGCCATCTCTAGGTAAGCTCCTTCAGGTAGGATAACTTGGCGATAGATGCGATAGTCTTGTAGATATATTGGTTGTTTAGGGCTGATCTCAGACTGAAAGCGAATTTGCTCACTGCCCGCTAAGTATAAACGTTGACCAAGCAGAGGATGAATATTTTCACCAGCAGATTTAAAGAATGAAGTTTTTTGTCCTAATGATTTGCTTTTATCAATCCAATAGCGCTGCCGTTC
Above is a window of Nostoc sp. UHCC 0702 DNA encoding:
- a CDS encoding type II toxin-antitoxin system HicB family antitoxin gives rise to the protein MINASQREFYVIIERDEDGYYLGEVPQLKACYSQGETIDELIANIKEVIELSL
- a CDS encoding lipase family protein, yielding MTVALPKIKKGFNYDEALLLSNFAKQVYDIFLYDDGSIDDSELKDIYNTLNRNLGWQLVYTVRNDQTNVRGFILKKIGVHQYAVVFRGTIITDRGLFEFTDVISDFSNEFISYGSTTDARIKVSKGFFEAFESVAVEIRLFFKTVLGRLTIKDFLQIKELKPLRQFAAVQALADAGAIRLGTEFEEEVKKLIYDAIVDGEIGNNEEMEKILEYKREKLLALEALGEPIEVYVTGHSLGGTLAQLAALDLRRQFGSSLETGFTIKVYTIGATKLGNKNFADYYNQQIPKGFVYRIENLLDPVPQVPFSPPFPLSIFASGGLRLGNFYLANTVPVGEVHTVIGLGSQSVSLGFGAALEFGGGVPFPHSYDTYITLLQEDRQRWSEILKPVETVLRPFFEDIIREQFEQYIVQSQAAANQAAKE
- a CDS encoding ABC transporter ATP-binding protein codes for the protein MAKVRLEDIKRRFNNVTAIEDITFEIPDGEFWVLVGPSGCGKSTILRTIAGLETATSGKLFIGEQLVNNVPARQRDVAMVFQNYALYPHMTVAQNIAFGLQMRKVDQRIIQERVVNVARSLSLEHLLDRKPKQLSGGQQQRVALGRAIAREPQVFLLDEPLSNLDAQLRDDTRAELKQLHHQLGITTIYVTHDQVEAMTLADKIVVLNRGRIQQIGDPQSIYAHPANQMVATFLGSPPMNILPASYKNNGFDVDGQLLAIPPDVAKYLRLPQGQSVDLGIRPENIYLNTDREQGEEELGELVVEVKVVEPLGRETLIRTALPDSSVLVNVQVGGDVRLRPGDRLSLQLDLNQLFVFDTVTGNRLYPQTNN